One genomic window of Actinoalloteichus hoggarensis includes the following:
- the acnA gene encoding aconitate hydratase AcnA encodes MTAPASQDSFGARGTLSVGDTSYEVFRLSAVEGADRLPYSLKILLENLLRTEDGANITADHVRALASWDPSSEPATEIQFTPARVIMQDFTGVPCVVDLATMREAVTNLGGDPSKVNPLAPAELVIDHSVIADIFGRPDAFERNVDLEYERNRERYQFLRWGQSAFDEFKVVPPGTGIVHQVNIEHLARVVMTRQGGDGGTTLQAYPDTLVGTDSHTTMVNGIGVLGWGVGGIEAEAAMLGQPVSMLIPRVVGFKLHGELPAGATATDLVLTITEMLREHGVVGKFVEFYGSGVGAVPLANRATIGNMSPEFGSTCAIFPVDAETTNYLRLTGRSEQQVALVEAYAREQGMWHDPEAEPAYSERLELDLATVVPSIAGPKRPQDRIDLSSAKSAFRKAITDYVTADPSVVDEASDESFPASDSPTYSRDDDHAGRPVHSAANGAAGRPSRPTRVTVDGSEFEIDHGAVAIAAITSCTNTSNPSVMIGAALLAKKAVERGLARKPWVKTTLAPGSKVVMDYYARSGLLPYLEKLGFNLVGYGCTTCIGNSGPLQDEISEAINSADLAVVSVLSGNRNFEGRINPDIKMNYLASPPLVVAYALAGTMDLDLSTEPLGTDTEGRPVFLTDIWPDAAEIQEVIGSAISSQGFTDGYSDVFAGDERWQSLPTPTGNVFEWDPQSTYVRRPPYFDGMTPEPSPVTDISGARVLAMLGDSVTTDHISPAGAIKADSPAGRYLSEHGVERRDFNSYGSRRGNHEVMIRGTFANIRLRNLLLDAIEPGGVQGGFTRDFLAGGEQTTIYDASVSYAEAGVPLVILAGKEYGSGSSRDWAAKGTSLLGVRAVITESFERIHRSNLIGMGVLPLQFPAGESAASLGLDGTETFDVSGVTALNDGGTPRTLRVTATREDGSTVEFDAVLRIDTPGEADYYRNGGIMQYVLRKMLRG; translated from the coding sequence GTGACTGCACCTGCTAGCCAGGACAGCTTCGGCGCCCGCGGCACGCTCTCGGTCGGAGACACCTCGTACGAGGTGTTCCGGCTGAGCGCGGTCGAGGGCGCGGACCGGCTGCCTTACAGCCTGAAGATCCTGTTGGAGAACCTGCTCCGCACCGAGGACGGCGCGAACATCACCGCCGACCACGTCCGCGCGCTGGCCTCCTGGGACCCTTCGTCCGAGCCTGCCACGGAGATCCAGTTCACCCCGGCCAGGGTGATCATGCAGGACTTCACCGGCGTGCCCTGCGTCGTCGACCTCGCCACGATGCGCGAGGCCGTGACGAACCTGGGCGGCGACCCGTCCAAGGTCAACCCGTTGGCGCCCGCCGAGCTGGTCATCGACCACTCCGTCATCGCGGACATCTTCGGCAGGCCCGACGCCTTCGAGCGCAATGTGGACCTGGAGTACGAGCGCAACCGCGAGCGTTACCAGTTCCTGCGCTGGGGTCAGAGCGCGTTCGACGAGTTCAAGGTCGTCCCGCCCGGCACCGGCATCGTGCACCAGGTCAACATCGAGCACCTGGCCCGCGTGGTGATGACCAGGCAGGGCGGCGACGGAGGCACCACCCTCCAGGCCTACCCGGACACCCTCGTGGGCACCGACAGCCACACGACCATGGTCAACGGCATCGGCGTGCTCGGATGGGGCGTCGGCGGCATCGAGGCCGAGGCCGCGATGCTCGGTCAGCCGGTGTCCATGCTGATCCCGCGCGTGGTCGGCTTCAAGCTGCACGGCGAACTGCCCGCAGGCGCGACGGCGACCGACCTGGTGCTGACCATCACGGAGATGTTGCGTGAGCACGGTGTGGTCGGGAAGTTCGTCGAGTTCTACGGGTCCGGCGTCGGCGCCGTCCCGCTGGCGAACCGCGCCACGATCGGCAACATGAGCCCCGAGTTCGGCTCCACCTGTGCGATCTTCCCGGTCGACGCCGAGACGACCAACTATCTCCGGCTCACCGGTCGATCCGAGCAGCAGGTCGCCCTGGTCGAGGCCTACGCCCGCGAGCAGGGCATGTGGCACGACCCCGAGGCCGAGCCCGCCTACTCCGAACGGCTCGAGCTCGACCTCGCCACCGTGGTGCCCTCCATCGCGGGACCCAAGCGTCCGCAGGACCGCATCGACCTGTCCTCGGCGAAGTCGGCGTTCCGCAAGGCGATCACCGACTACGTGACCGCCGACCCGTCGGTCGTGGACGAGGCCTCCGACGAGTCCTTCCCCGCGTCGGACTCGCCCACCTACTCGCGCGACGACGACCACGCGGGCAGGCCGGTGCACTCGGCGGCCAACGGCGCCGCGGGCAGGCCGAGCAGGCCCACTCGCGTCACAGTGGACGGCTCCGAGTTCGAGATCGACCACGGAGCGGTCGCGATCGCCGCGATCACCTCCTGCACCAACACGTCCAACCCGAGCGTGATGATCGGCGCGGCTCTGCTGGCGAAGAAGGCCGTCGAGCGTGGACTGGCGCGCAAGCCGTGGGTGAAGACCACGCTCGCCCCGGGGTCCAAGGTCGTCATGGACTACTACGCGCGATCCGGGCTCCTGCCCTACCTCGAGAAGCTCGGGTTCAACCTCGTGGGTTACGGCTGCACGACCTGCATCGGCAACTCCGGCCCTCTCCAGGACGAGATCTCCGAGGCGATCAACTCCGCCGACCTCGCGGTGGTCTCGGTGCTGTCGGGGAACCGGAACTTCGAGGGTCGGATCAACCCCGACATCAAGATGAACTACCTCGCCAGCCCGCCGCTGGTGGTGGCCTACGCGCTCGCGGGCACCATGGATCTGGACCTGAGCACCGAGCCGCTGGGCACCGACACCGAGGGCAGGCCGGTCTTCCTGACCGACATCTGGCCGGACGCCGCCGAGATCCAGGAGGTCATCGGCTCGGCGATCTCCTCGCAGGGCTTCACCGACGGCTACTCCGACGTCTTCGCGGGCGACGAGCGGTGGCAGTCCCTGCCGACGCCCACCGGCAACGTCTTCGAGTGGGACCCGCAGTCCACCTATGTCCGCAGGCCCCCGTACTTCGACGGGATGACGCCGGAGCCCAGCCCGGTGACCGACATCTCCGGTGCCAGGGTCCTGGCCATGCTCGGCGACTCGGTGACCACCGACCACATCTCGCCCGCCGGGGCGATCAAGGCCGACTCGCCCGCGGGCCGGTACCTCAGCGAGCACGGTGTCGAGCGCCGGGACTTCAACTCCTACGGCTCGCGACGCGGCAACCACGAGGTGATGATCCGAGGCACGTTCGCCAACATCCGGCTGCGCAACCTGCTGCTGGACGCGATCGAGCCCGGCGGCGTGCAGGGCGGCTTCACCCGCGACTTCCTCGCGGGCGGGGAGCAGACCACCATCTACGACGCATCGGTGTCCTACGCCGAGGCGGGCGTGCCGCTGGTGATCCTCGCGGGCAAGGAGTACGGCTCCGGCTCCTCGCGGGACTGGGCGGCCAAGGGCACCAGCCTGCTGGGCGTCCGCGCGGTGATCACCGAGTCGTTCGAGCGCATCCACCGGTCGAATCTGATCGGCATGGGCGTGCTGCCCCTGCAGTTCCCGGCGGGCGAGAGTGCCGCCTCGCTGGGTCTGGACGGCACGGAGACCTTCGACGTCTCCGGGGTGACCGCGCTGAACGACGGCGGCACGCCGCGCACGCTGCGGGTGACGGCCACCCGGGAGGACGGCTCCACCGTCGAGTTCGACGCGGTCCTGCGCATCGACACCCCCGGTGAGGCCGACTACTACCGCAACGGCGGGATCATGCAGTACGTGCTGCGCAAGATGCTGCGCGGCTGA
- a CDS encoding LysR family transcriptional regulator yields the protein MLDVRRMLVLRAVVTSGSMTEAATNLGYTPSAVSQQVATLEREAGIPLLERVGRGVRPTAAGRLLTEHAAVISRDLAEAESALAALRTGRTARLTVRYFATAGVALMPPALARLRREHPGVRVDLTLADPEDPLPAVERGEADLAVIVSGGRRPRDGVRLVPLHDDPYRAVLPKGHPLAARRVLDLADLADESWVGTEQAGLCLDVLLDACAAAGFSPRFGVESDDYATAQGFIAAGMGVGLIPRLGLGNRHPGVVVRRVRRPEPIRSIYAAVRETAATGAALRALVDALRAATPE from the coding sequence ATGCTTGATGTGCGGCGAATGCTGGTCCTGCGTGCGGTGGTCACCAGCGGATCGATGACCGAGGCGGCGACCAACCTCGGCTACACGCCGTCCGCGGTGAGTCAGCAGGTGGCGACCTTGGAGCGCGAGGCGGGCATCCCGCTGCTCGAACGGGTGGGCCGGGGCGTCCGTCCGACCGCGGCGGGCAGGCTGCTCACCGAGCACGCGGCCGTCATCAGCAGGGACCTGGCCGAGGCCGAGTCGGCGTTGGCCGCGCTGCGGACCGGTCGCACGGCGCGGCTGACGGTGCGCTACTTCGCCACGGCGGGTGTCGCGTTGATGCCGCCCGCGCTCGCCCGCCTGCGCCGCGAGCATCCCGGTGTCCGGGTCGATCTCACGCTGGCCGACCCCGAGGACCCGTTGCCCGCCGTCGAGCGCGGCGAGGCCGATCTCGCGGTGATCGTGAGCGGCGGACGTCGTCCCCGAGACGGCGTCCGACTGGTGCCCCTGCACGATGACCCCTATCGCGCGGTGCTGCCGAAGGGACACCCGCTCGCGGCGAGACGAGTGCTCGATCTCGCCGACCTCGCCGACGAGTCCTGGGTCGGGACGGAGCAGGCCGGGCTGTGCCTCGACGTCCTGCTGGACGCCTGCGCGGCCGCGGGCTTCAGCCCGCGTTTCGGGGTGGAGAGCGACGACTACGCCACCGCCCAGGGCTTCATCGCCGCAGGCATGGGTGTCGGTCTGATCCCCCGGCTCGGTCTCGGGAACCGGCATCCGGGGGTCGTCGTGCGCCGAGTCCGCAGACCGGAGCCGATCAGGTCGATCTACGCCGCCGTCCGCGAGACGGCGGCGACCGGGGCCGCCCTGCGCGCCCTGGTCGACGCCCTGCGCGCGGCCACACCCGAGTGA
- a CDS encoding DMT family transporter, giving the protein MFDRTGGPAGMARMGILALLWGSTFLWISVALTGLSPVQVTFVRCVLGTAVVLVWCAVARLRLPRGGAVWRHLLVAAFFCNALPFAMFSFGQQTVDSGVAGVLNATTPLWSLVLGIVLGTERDLRPVRLGGLLVGFVGVLLMFAPWQQSGVVSWGSLAILVAAASYAVGFVYMGRHLVGRGTPAVALAAAQLLLTTGLIALTLPAGGVATVHLSSGVLLAALVLGVCCTGVTFALTYRMIADEGATNTAAVGYLLPVVSVVLGMVVLGEEPGLRVVAGMVVVLIGLGMVRRRAARPPSDVGSQAAGTARGADEGAGMAVGSEQTGAEQTGAAADSAPAPAAPARCR; this is encoded by the coding sequence ATGTTCGACAGGACCGGCGGGCCCGCGGGCATGGCGAGGATGGGCATCCTGGCCCTGCTGTGGGGATCGACCTTCCTGTGGATCTCGGTGGCGCTGACGGGGCTCTCGCCGGTCCAGGTCACCTTCGTTCGCTGTGTGCTCGGCACGGCCGTCGTGCTCGTCTGGTGTGCCGTCGCCCGCCTTCGACTGCCTCGGGGCGGTGCGGTCTGGCGTCACCTCCTGGTGGCCGCCTTCTTCTGCAACGCCCTGCCGTTCGCCATGTTCAGCTTCGGACAGCAGACCGTCGACTCCGGGGTCGCGGGCGTCCTCAACGCCACGACGCCGCTGTGGTCGCTGGTGCTCGGCATCGTGCTCGGCACGGAACGCGACCTCCGGCCGGTCCGACTGGGGGGACTGCTGGTCGGTTTCGTCGGTGTCCTGCTGATGTTCGCCCCGTGGCAGCAGAGCGGGGTCGTCAGCTGGGGATCGCTCGCCATCCTCGTGGCGGCGGCCTCCTACGCCGTCGGCTTCGTGTACATGGGGCGTCACCTCGTCGGCAGAGGCACGCCCGCCGTCGCACTCGCGGCCGCGCAACTCCTGCTCACCACGGGGTTGATCGCGCTGACCCTCCCGGCGGGCGGCGTGGCGACCGTCCACCTGAGCTCCGGGGTCCTGCTCGCCGCCCTCGTACTCGGGGTGTGCTGCACGGGAGTGACCTTCGCGCTGACCTACCGGATGATCGCCGACGAGGGAGCGACCAACACCGCCGCCGTGGGATATCTGCTGCCGGTCGTCTCCGTCGTCCTGGGGATGGTCGTGCTCGGCGAGGAACCGGGCCTGCGTGTCGTCGCGGGGATGGTCGTCGTGCTCATCGGCCTCGGGATGGTCCGCCGTCGGGCCGCCCGGCCGCCGTCCGACGTGGGCAGCCAGGCGGCAGGCACGGCGCGGGGCGCGGACGAGGGCGCAGGCATGGCGGTGGGCTCGGAGCAGACGGGCGCGGAGCAGACGGGCGCGGCGGCGGACTCGGCGCCCGCGCCGGCGGCGCCCGCCCGTTGCCGCTGA
- a CDS encoding NlpC/P60 family protein, protein MGRRRGTPRRTAIGFDVPARGRRALSITAMLLAASLTGGLTSWAEPPADPGDAAIDEGNAKVEGAATRVGELTSRLAEVSSERDRLLAEVELAMEDANRALVDLETAETEARRAADLAGTAQIEADASAEHIDRVRRRIDEFAAASHQQGTVVGSLSAYFGAESPDELLERVQMLDAISGSHLDLLDELERARTDKVNKDSAARAALADAESEQVAAREAKSAADAALAAAVTAEQAQQTEIAAVEDERAAVEAELASARSEVEGLEAQRTRYEEWQQEQQAALDAVAAAVSVPAGQPAGPTVASGSSTSHAVETVIGRAVAQLGMPYSWGGGNAHGPTRGVRDGGVADAHGDYQKIGFDCSGLMVYAFAGAGVHLPKYSGYQYESGQRVALAQMRRGDMIFWQTSGRIHHVALYLGDGMMVEAPYSGNQVRITPVRYGGIAPYAVRMF, encoded by the coding sequence GTGGGCAGACGGCGGGGAACACCACGACGGACGGCGATCGGCTTCGACGTGCCCGCGCGCGGTCGTCGGGCGCTGTCGATCACCGCGATGCTGTTGGCGGCGTCGCTGACGGGAGGCCTCACCTCCTGGGCGGAGCCGCCCGCCGACCCGGGGGACGCCGCGATCGACGAGGGCAACGCGAAGGTCGAGGGCGCGGCGACCAGGGTCGGCGAGCTGACCAGCAGACTGGCCGAGGTCTCGTCGGAGCGAGACCGACTGCTCGCTGAGGTCGAACTCGCCATGGAGGACGCCAATCGGGCGCTGGTCGACCTCGAGACGGCGGAGACCGAGGCTCGGCGCGCCGCCGACCTGGCCGGCACGGCCCAGATCGAGGCGGACGCCTCGGCCGAGCACATCGATCGTGTGCGACGGCGGATCGACGAATTCGCCGCCGCCAGTCACCAGCAGGGCACCGTGGTGGGGTCGCTGAGCGCCTACTTCGGCGCGGAGAGCCCGGACGAACTGCTGGAGCGGGTGCAGATGCTCGACGCGATCAGCGGGAGCCATCTCGATCTGCTCGACGAACTGGAACGCGCCCGAACCGACAAGGTCAACAAGGACTCGGCCGCCCGAGCAGCGCTCGCTGACGCCGAGTCGGAGCAGGTCGCCGCCCGGGAGGCCAAGTCCGCCGCCGACGCCGCCCTCGCCGCGGCGGTGACCGCCGAACAGGCCCAGCAGACCGAGATCGCCGCCGTCGAGGACGAGCGAGCCGCCGTCGAGGCGGAGCTCGCGTCCGCTCGTTCGGAGGTCGAGGGGCTGGAGGCTCAGCGCACCCGATATGAGGAGTGGCAGCAGGAGCAGCAGGCGGCTCTGGACGCGGTGGCGGCCGCCGTGTCGGTGCCTGCCGGCCAGCCCGCGGGCCCGACCGTCGCCTCCGGGAGCAGCACGTCCCACGCCGTCGAGACGGTGATCGGACGGGCCGTCGCGCAACTCGGCATGCCCTACTCCTGGGGCGGCGGCAACGCACACGGCCCGACCCGGGGAGTCCGAGACGGCGGGGTGGCCGACGCCCACGGCGACTACCAGAAGATCGGCTTCGACTGTTCCGGGCTGATGGTGTACGCCTTCGCAGGCGCCGGAGTGCACCTGCCGAAGTACAGCGGCTACCAGTACGAGTCGGGCCAGCGCGTCGCGCTGGCCCAGATGCGCCGAGGCGACATGATCTTCTGGCAGACGAGCGGCCGGATTCACCACGTCGCCCTGTACCTCGGCGACGGAATGATGGTGGAGGCGCCGTACTCCGGGAATCAGGTGCGCATCACCCCGGTCCGCTACGGCGGCATCGCCCCGTACGCGGTGCGGATGTTCTGA
- a CDS encoding multicopper oxidase family protein has translation MDHSSGGASLSRRRLMGLGAGTAAALLAAAAPGASATQRPVDPASPSADTAPRGSTAHLPSAPAARPAAGGLRPVGLPAAVGDDTPTTELTKFLDPMPIPPVLRPAEDELTTIVKRAARVRLHSELPPTTVWTYDGHFPGPTIEVRRGRRVLVAWHNGIEGDFPVTAVDVPLPEEGEPSPSDLPGRGGGTPIPQVTRLPPWSVTHLHGGVVAAGSDGWANNAALPGESQLCEYPNQQPAAMLWYHDHAMMITRWNVYAGLLGTYLIRDDEEDALRLPAGDREIPLLIADRNLDTAADGSLTGALLHKTVAQRAFSGPFTLVNGVIWPHLEVDAAWYRLRVLNASNARTYRLRLQDEEGAPITGVVWQIGTDSGLLPEPVEIPPEGLIMAPAERADLLVDFRSLWGRTVRLHNTNGTPVHPEVMEFRVGTRRAVDRFRLPVTISPSYERLPGPHIAARERMLILANGPSGHGELWEMRRLDPAHDRIPEFDGVTVHDGYVQIQGRDGEVVTYRRLCRVFEDTVNWFVRHEDWEDWHMLSLAAPTHPMHLHLVRFQAVRRDHYVVTETRPDADGRPVVVGGFDESRGGTLTPIRYERSGDLLVDERGWKDTIRVARGEEVTIMARFEGSTGQYMYHCHLLEHEDMGMMRPFVVAPEPVVTLMEQLHGDHGPGDHGPGGHGSDDHTRGGGPGSR, from the coding sequence ATGGATCATTCGTCTGGGGGAGCCTCGTTATCGCGTAGACGCTTGATGGGCCTCGGCGCGGGCACCGCGGCAGCACTGCTCGCGGCCGCGGCCCCCGGCGCCTCGGCGACACAGCGGCCCGTCGATCCGGCCTCGCCGAGCGCCGACACCGCGCCGCGGGGCTCGACCGCGCACCTGCCGTCGGCGCCTGCGGCCCGTCCCGCCGCTGGAGGCCTCCGGCCCGTCGGCCTGCCCGCGGCCGTCGGCGACGACACCCCGACGACGGAACTGACGAAGTTCCTGGACCCGATGCCGATCCCGCCGGTCCTGCGACCCGCCGAAGACGAGTTGACGACCATCGTCAAACGGGCCGCGCGGGTGCGACTGCACTCGGAGCTGCCCCCGACCACCGTCTGGACCTACGACGGCCACTTCCCCGGCCCGACCATCGAGGTGCGCCGGGGTCGTCGCGTGCTGGTGGCCTGGCACAACGGGATCGAGGGCGACTTCCCCGTGACGGCCGTCGACGTGCCGCTGCCCGAGGAGGGGGAGCCCTCACCCTCGGACCTGCCGGGCCGGGGTGGCGGGACGCCCATTCCACAGGTCACTCGGCTGCCGCCCTGGTCGGTGACGCACCTGCACGGCGGGGTCGTCGCGGCGGGCAGCGACGGATGGGCCAACAATGCCGCGCTGCCCGGCGAGAGTCAGCTCTGCGAGTACCCGAACCAGCAGCCCGCCGCGATGCTCTGGTACCACGACCACGCGATGATGATCACCCGATGGAATGTGTACGCGGGTCTGCTGGGCACCTACCTGATCCGCGACGACGAGGAGGACGCCCTGCGACTCCCGGCGGGCGATCGGGAGATCCCGCTCCTGATCGCCGACCGCAATCTCGACACCGCGGCGGACGGGTCGCTGACCGGGGCACTCCTGCACAAGACCGTCGCACAGCGCGCGTTCAGCGGTCCCTTCACCCTGGTCAACGGGGTGATCTGGCCGCACCTGGAGGTGGACGCGGCCTGGTATCGCCTCCGGGTGCTCAACGCCTCCAACGCCCGGACCTACCGGCTCCGACTACAGGACGAGGAGGGCGCCCCGATCACGGGCGTGGTCTGGCAGATCGGCACCGACAGCGGCCTGCTGCCCGAACCGGTGGAGATCCCGCCGGAGGGGCTGATCATGGCGCCCGCCGAGCGGGCCGACCTGCTCGTCGACTTCCGGTCGCTGTGGGGGCGCACGGTGCGGCTGCACAACACCAACGGCACCCCGGTCCACCCCGAGGTCATGGAGTTCCGGGTCGGGACGCGGCGCGCCGTCGACCGGTTCCGGCTGCCCGTGACGATCTCTCCGTCGTACGAACGTCTGCCGGGGCCGCACATCGCCGCGCGAGAACGCATGCTGATCCTCGCCAACGGCCCCTCCGGTCACGGAGAGCTCTGGGAGATGCGGCGGCTCGACCCGGCGCACGATCGGATCCCGGAGTTCGACGGGGTCACCGTGCACGACGGCTACGTGCAGATACAGGGACGTGACGGCGAGGTGGTCACCTACCGACGACTGTGCCGCGTGTTCGAGGACACGGTGAACTGGTTCGTGCGGCACGAGGACTGGGAGGACTGGCACATGCTGAGCCTCGCGGCGCCGACTCACCCGATGCACCTGCATCTGGTGCGCTTCCAGGCCGTGAGGCGGGATCACTACGTGGTCACCGAGACCAGGCCCGACGCCGACGGCAGACCCGTGGTGGTCGGCGGCTTCGACGAGAGTCGGGGCGGGACGCTCACCCCGATCCGGTACGAGCGGTCAGGCGACCTGCTCGTCGACGAACGGGGTTGGAAGGACACGATCCGGGTGGCCAGAGGGGAGGAGGTCACCATCATGGCGCGGTTCGAGGGCTCCACCGGCCAGTACATGTATCACTGCCATCTGCTGGAGCATGAGGACATGGGGATGATGCGGCCCTTCGTGGTGGCGCCGGAGCCGGTGGTGACGCTCATGGAGCAGCTCCACGGCGATCACGGACCCGGCGATCACGGACCCGGCGGTCACGGGTCCGACGATCACACGCGGGGCGGCGGGCCGGGAAGCCGCTGA
- a CDS encoding AAA family ATPase: MTDAGPADQTVGSQVLHTPARDAQLLERTVFEVKRVIVGQDRLVERLLVGLLAKGHLLLEGVPGVAKTLAVETIAQVVGGKYSRIQFTPDLVPADILGTRIYRQGREVFDVELGPVVANFVLADEINRAPAKVQSALLEVMAEGHVSIGGTTFPMPSPFLVLATQNPIENEGVYPLPEAQRDRFLLKILVEYPSPEEEREIVYRMGVSRPEVQQVLTPEELIRLQGVASRVFVHHSLVDYVVRLVVATRSPGDHGLADVAEWIAYGASPRATLGVVAAARALALLRGRDYVLPQDVVDVASDVLRHRLVLSYDALADGVPVEHIINRALQTVPLPQVSARPQPPSGAPGMPAPAGAPGHP, from the coding sequence GTGACCGATGCCGGGCCCGCCGATCAGACAGTCGGGAGTCAGGTCCTCCACACGCCTGCCCGCGACGCGCAGCTTCTCGAACGCACCGTGTTCGAGGTCAAACGGGTGATCGTAGGCCAGGACCGGTTGGTGGAGCGGCTGCTGGTCGGCCTGCTGGCCAAGGGCCACCTTCTTCTGGAGGGCGTTCCCGGGGTCGCCAAGACCCTCGCCGTGGAGACGATCGCCCAGGTCGTGGGTGGTAAGTACTCGCGCATCCAGTTCACCCCCGACCTGGTGCCCGCCGACATCCTCGGCACCCGCATCTACCGGCAGGGCCGGGAGGTCTTCGACGTCGAACTCGGCCCGGTGGTGGCGAACTTCGTCCTCGCCGACGAGATCAACCGTGCTCCGGCGAAGGTTCAGTCCGCGTTGCTGGAGGTGATGGCGGAGGGACACGTCTCCATCGGCGGCACGACCTTCCCCATGCCCAGCCCGTTCCTCGTCCTCGCGACCCAGAACCCCATCGAGAACGAAGGCGTCTACCCGCTGCCCGAGGCACAGCGAGATCGGTTCCTGTTGAAGATCCTCGTCGAGTACCCCTCGCCCGAGGAGGAGCGCGAGATCGTCTATCGGATGGGGGTGTCGCGCCCGGAGGTCCAGCAGGTGCTCACGCCCGAGGAGCTGATCCGGCTCCAGGGCGTGGCGTCGCGGGTGTTCGTGCACCACTCGCTCGTGGACTACGTGGTCCGGCTGGTCGTGGCCACCCGGTCGCCGGGAGACCACGGGCTCGCCGACGTCGCCGAGTGGATCGCCTACGGCGCCTCACCGAGAGCGACGCTGGGAGTGGTGGCCGCCGCCCGGGCACTGGCACTGCTGCGCGGCCGGGACTATGTGCTGCCGCAGGACGTGGTGGACGTCGCCTCCGACGTGCTGCGCCACCGACTCGTGCTGTCCTATGACGCGCTGGCCGACGGGGTGCCGGTCGAGCACATCATCAACCGTGCCCTGCAGACCGTGCCGCTGCCGCAGGTCTCGGCACGACCACAGCCGCCGAGCGGAGCACCCGGCATGCCCGCCCCGGCGGGAGCACCGGGACACCCGTGA
- a CDS encoding NTP transferase domain-containing protein, translating into MTAEIDGHSDVGEPPIAAIVLAGGGGRRLGGLHKPALEVAGHTLLDRVLTALRGVRPVVVVGPVIPTRTEVYWTREQPHRGGPVAALAAGLDRLAEVSATIGAPDGPTTARPPGAARADSVSTPGGDPAPSPADGSAAAHVRSPAAAGAQASTPADGSTAVDGRVPAAAHGQALAAADGSAAAHGRVPPAAPAQASTPPAGPAAAEGTTPADDQAPAPAASHDRIAAHAEAATHGRAGAHGRDPAHGRAAVHGQAPAGGSAAQDRATAPDHAHGRSHGPAGQVLLYAGDQAVLTADTGSRLRHALRDRPDAAGAVLVDETGRRQWLISCWRVAALRAALPSRVEGASLRSTLGALTIVEVIARPEETWDVDTPDDLRRLRARVDPDTGRRPR; encoded by the coding sequence ATGACCGCGGAGATCGACGGGCACTCGGATGTCGGGGAGCCGCCGATCGCGGCGATCGTGCTCGCGGGCGGCGGCGGACGTCGGCTCGGCGGCCTGCACAAACCCGCGCTGGAGGTGGCGGGACACACCCTGCTCGACCGCGTCCTGACCGCTCTGCGCGGCGTGCGGCCGGTGGTGGTCGTCGGCCCCGTCATTCCGACACGGACCGAGGTGTACTGGACGAGGGAGCAGCCGCATCGGGGCGGCCCGGTCGCGGCGCTGGCCGCAGGCCTCGACCGACTGGCCGAGGTCTCGGCGACGATCGGCGCGCCGGACGGCCCGACCACGGCCCGGCCGCCCGGTGCCGCCCGAGCCGACTCCGTCTCGACGCCCGGCGGTGATCCGGCCCCATCCCCGGCGGACGGTTCAGCCGCGGCGCACGTTCGGAGCCCGGCCGCAGCAGGCGCCCAGGCCTCGACCCCGGCGGACGGTTCGACTGCGGTGGACGGTCGGGTCCCGGCCGCAGCACACGGCCAAGCTCTGGCCGCGGCGGACGGTTCAGCCGCGGCCCACGGCCGGGTCCCGCCCGCGGCACCTGCCCAAGCCTCGACCCCGCCGGCGGGTCCAGCCGCGGCGGAGGGAACGACGCCGGCGGACGATCAGGCTCCGGCTCCAGCCGCGTCGCACGATCGAATCGCCGCCCATGCAGAAGCCGCTACCCATGGTCGAGCCGGCGCGCACGGTCGAGACCCGGCCCACGGCCGAGCCGCCGTCCACGGTCAGGCCCCGGCGGGCGGCTCAGCCGCACAAGATCGAGCCACCGCACCCGATCACGCCCACGGCCGCAGCCACGGCCCGGCAGGGCAGGTGCTGTTGTACGCCGGGGACCAGGCCGTGCTCACCGCCGACACGGGGAGCCGGCTTCGTCACGCCCTGCGGGACAGGCCGGACGCGGCGGGCGCGGTGCTGGTCGACGAGACGGGCCGACGGCAATGGCTGATCTCGTGCTGGCGCGTGGCGGCGCTCCGCGCGGCGCTGCCGTCCCGCGTCGAAGGCGCCTCGCTGCGCTCGACGCTGGGTGCCCTCACGATCGTGGAGGTGATCGCGCGCCCCGAGGAGACCTGGGACGTCGACACGCCGGACGACCTACGGCGTCTCCGGGCGCGTGTCGACCCCGATACTGGAAGGCGCCCTCGGTGA